A single Montipora foliosa isolate CH-2021 chromosome 7, ASM3666993v2, whole genome shotgun sequence DNA region contains:
- the LOC138010401 gene encoding uncharacterized protein isoform X2: MNNAVIFRMGTRVASRLVFIPFVTGPTSPDGLPAQQRAEEELSRHLKEAPRAMGTMLSLKLETILEAAKGLKTKIASLYPETDDRICENYGILLAMAEEPGAKAGQVDHHCPNHHHRCHHQKLFNVAFISQ, encoded by the exons GGTTGCCAGTCGCCTTGTATTTATTCCTTTTGTTACTGGACCTACAAGTCCAGATGGTCTACCTGCTCAACAAAGGGCAGAGGAGGAGCTTAGCAGACATTTAAAAGAGGCTCCAAGGGCCATGGGTACCATGCTTTCCTTGAAATTGGAGACCATTCTGGAGGCAGCCAAGggattaaaaacaaagataGCCTCCCTTTATCCTGAGACAGATGACCGTATTTGTGAAAACTATGGTATACTTCTGGCTATGGCTGAGGAG CCTGGGGCAAAGGCTGGTCAGGTTGATCATCACTGTCCGAATCATCACCATCGCTGTCATCATCAAAAACTGTTCAATGTCGCCTTCATCAGCCAATAG